In one window of Kitasatospora sp. MMS16-BH015 DNA:
- a CDS encoding LuxR family transcriptional regulator codes for MTITTGGTHRLTVADQATAEGGSGRHGLGRSADTLSALPERRWPLALAAGMAQRARRGQGGVLLFTGPTGVGRSALLSAVVQAEEPYGMHALWARCAADETEEEYAVARQLFGTETYSRTTEAELWELLHLHAAHHPLLLAVDDVQLADSPSRRWLLRLGRRIDRLPVLLVVTERRQRELPTRARRFGHTLPTPPARHCRISALGSAAVAELLPLRLGPAASPALAEECFRATGGNPMLLEALITDLRERSTLPEPVITPLRAAPQAGPSHRGSTAPAGSDTPDARATEGRAPDTRAVDGGPAEPGTPVAGSVAGSVAGPAAGSVAGSVAGPVAGAVSGAVAGARGTAAVLLPASCVGLPGGSYLEAVDVWLHGAGPGHLTALRTLATLHGHPLGHPDRRSDPAEVLAELTGAGTEGARTEAARAELVVARIEGEGEDASDGVEGEETAHGRYGELLAGLYRQGLLVAGAPGEWPSFAHPLLREAVLDGWRPERRARVHRAAAAALHRRGEPDEVIAAHLLRTPGPTAPWALDALLRAARAAERDGRPAEAVGYLRRVLEEESADCARSWTLTELGCLEIALGPAEHAAGVRHLTEAVRLHQSDERVFEVANALGAALAGRGETPAALDILEQLAARFADRPELAQAVQAAAALIASHDGDSWLQVVEGLRRIAARSPHRLAPAAWALLTEYEATNGQLSAAEVAGRVGELCALPSDRFSRAYVLASAATLAQWAERFPEADRLVAQGLAEHQAALLHPARQSLLSVRAESLVMRGRYRELLGELGLTEGESEPEAETGPISVTGPISGTTEATAGAAGAAGAAGAAVHRRSGASPLLDNSHLLAQGIIALTELGRLDQAHRLAGLVTGTDQSWEWNEYLYARGLLLLASDRPAEALADLLECGRRQGERNVESPIVTPWRSAAADCHLLLGRPGPAAELAAAELELARVWGTPRTLGRATRALGAATGGRRGLLLAAEAVDLLRTPETDTELVPALLSHGRMLGEAGRRAAARQSLREAAERAELIGATRLYGIARALLQESGARLTKDTHTGAAALTDSERRICRLAAEGHSNAEIATLLHLAVRTVETHLTNSFRKLGVRGRGALLAALN; via the coding sequence GTGACCATCACCACCGGGGGCACCCACCGGCTGACCGTCGCGGACCAGGCCACCGCCGAAGGCGGATCCGGTCGGCACGGCCTCGGCCGCTCCGCCGACACGCTGTCCGCCCTGCCCGAACGCCGCTGGCCACTGGCCCTGGCCGCCGGGATGGCGCAGCGCGCCCGCCGCGGCCAGGGCGGCGTCCTGCTCTTCACCGGCCCGACCGGCGTCGGCCGCAGCGCGCTGCTCTCCGCCGTGGTCCAGGCCGAGGAGCCGTACGGCATGCACGCGCTCTGGGCCCGCTGCGCCGCCGACGAGACCGAGGAGGAGTACGCCGTCGCCCGGCAGCTCTTCGGCACCGAGACGTACTCCCGGACCACCGAGGCCGAGCTGTGGGAGCTGCTGCACCTGCACGCCGCTCACCACCCCCTGCTGCTCGCGGTCGACGACGTCCAGCTCGCCGACTCCCCCTCACGCCGTTGGCTGCTGCGCCTCGGCCGCCGGATCGACCGGCTCCCCGTCTTGCTGGTCGTCACCGAACGCCGACAGCGCGAACTCCCCACCCGCGCCCGACGATTCGGTCACACCCTACCGACCCCGCCCGCCAGGCACTGCCGGATTTCCGCACTCGGGTCGGCCGCCGTCGCCGAGCTGCTCCCGCTCAGGCTGGGCCCCGCTGCCTCTCCGGCCCTGGCCGAGGAGTGCTTCCGGGCCACCGGCGGCAACCCGATGCTGCTCGAAGCGCTCATCACCGACCTCCGGGAACGGTCAACCCTGCCGGAACCGGTCATCACGCCCCTGCGGGCGGCTCCGCAGGCCGGGCCGTCGCACCGCGGATCCACTGCCCCTGCGGGCAGCGACACGCCGGACGCCAGGGCGACGGAGGGTCGCGCTCCGGACACGCGGGCGGTGGACGGAGGGCCGGCGGAGCCGGGCACTCCGGTCGCCGGGTCTGTCGCCGGGTCGGTTGCTGGGCCTGCCGCCGGGTCCGTCGCCGGGTCGGTTGCTGGGCCTGTCGCCGGGGCCGTTTCCGGGGCCGTCGCCGGGGCCAGGGGTACGGCGGCCGTGCTGCTGCCGGCCTCCTGCGTCGGGCTGCCGGGCGGCAGCTACCTGGAGGCGGTCGATGTCTGGCTGCACGGGGCTGGGCCCGGTCACCTCACCGCCCTCCGCACCCTCGCCACGCTGCATGGCCACCCGCTGGGCCACCCGGACCGCCGGTCCGACCCGGCCGAGGTGCTGGCCGAGCTGACCGGCGCCGGCACCGAGGGGGCCCGCACCGAGGCCGCCCGGGCCGAGCTGGTCGTGGCCCGCATCGAGGGCGAGGGCGAGGACGCCTCGGACGGGGTCGAGGGCGAAGAGACGGCGCATGGGCGGTACGGCGAGCTGCTGGCCGGGCTGTACCGGCAGGGCCTGCTGGTGGCCGGGGCGCCGGGGGAGTGGCCGAGCTTCGCCCACCCGCTGCTGCGCGAGGCCGTGCTGGATGGCTGGCGGCCGGAGCGGCGGGCCCGGGTGCACCGGGCGGCCGCCGCCGCGCTTCACCGGCGCGGCGAACCGGACGAGGTGATCGCCGCCCACCTGCTCCGCACCCCCGGCCCCACCGCGCCCTGGGCGCTGGACGCGCTGCTGCGCGCCGCCCGGGCCGCCGAGCGGGACGGGCGGCCGGCCGAGGCCGTGGGCTACCTGCGGCGCGTCCTGGAGGAGGAGTCGGCCGACTGCGCGCGCAGCTGGACGCTCACCGAGCTCGGCTGCCTGGAGATCGCGCTCGGCCCGGCCGAGCACGCGGCGGGCGTGCGGCACCTGACCGAGGCGGTCCGGCTGCACCAGTCCGACGAGCGGGTCTTCGAGGTGGCCAACGCCCTCGGCGCCGCCCTCGCCGGGCGCGGCGAGACCCCGGCGGCGCTGGACATCCTGGAGCAGCTGGCCGCCCGCTTCGCCGACCGGCCCGAACTGGCCCAGGCCGTGCAGGCCGCCGCCGCACTGATCGCCTCCCACGACGGCGACAGCTGGCTCCAGGTGGTCGAGGGCCTGCGGCGGATCGCCGCCCGCTCGCCGCACCGCCTGGCCCCCGCCGCCTGGGCCCTGCTCACCGAGTACGAGGCCACCAACGGCCAGCTCTCCGCCGCCGAAGTCGCGGGCCGCGTAGGCGAGTTGTGCGCACTGCCCTCGGACAGGTTCTCGCGGGCGTACGTGCTCGCCTCCGCCGCCACCCTGGCCCAGTGGGCCGAGCGCTTCCCCGAGGCCGACCGGCTGGTCGCCCAGGGCCTGGCCGAACACCAGGCGGCCCTGCTCCACCCGGCCCGGCAGAGCCTGCTCAGCGTCCGGGCCGAGAGCCTGGTCATGCGCGGCCGCTACCGCGAGCTGCTCGGCGAACTCGGCCTGACCGAAGGCGAGTCGGAGCCGGAGGCCGAGACCGGACCGATCTCGGTCACCGGACCGATCTCGGGCACGACGGAGGCGACGGCTGGGGCGGCTGGGGCGGCCGGGGCGGCCGGGGCCGCGGTGCACCGCCGCTCGGGCGCCTCGCCGCTGCTCGACAACAGCCACCTGCTGGCCCAGGGCATCATCGCGCTCACCGAACTCGGCCGCCTCGACCAGGCCCACCGGCTCGCCGGGCTGGTCACCGGCACCGACCAGTCCTGGGAGTGGAACGAGTACCTCTACGCCCGGGGCCTGCTCCTGCTCGCCTCCGACCGCCCCGCCGAGGCCCTCGCCGACCTGCTCGAATGCGGGCGCCGCCAAGGCGAGCGGAACGTCGAGAGCCCGATCGTGACGCCCTGGCGCTCGGCCGCCGCCGACTGCCACCTGCTGCTCGGCCGCCCGGGGCCCGCCGCCGAGCTGGCCGCCGCCGAGCTCGAACTCGCCCGGGTCTGGGGCACCCCCCGCACCCTCGGCCGGGCCACCCGCGCCCTCGGTGCCGCCACCGGCGGCCGCCGGGGCCTGCTGCTCGCCGCCGAAGCCGTCGACCTGCTGCGCACCCCGGAGACCGACACCGAGCTGGTGCCCGCACTGCTCAGCCACGGCCGGATGCTCGGCGAGGCGGGCCGCCGCGCGGCGGCCCGGCAGAGCCTGCGGGAGGCCGCCGAGCGGGCCGAACTCATCGGCGCCACCCGGCTCTACGGCATCGCCCGCGCGCTGCTCCAGGAATCCGGTGCCCGGCTCACCAAGGACACCCACACCGGCGCCGCCGCCCTCACCGACAGCGAACGCCGGATCTGCCGGCTGGCCGCCGAGGGCCACTCCAACGCGGAGATCGCCACCCTGCTCCACCTGGCCGTCCGCACCGTGGAGACCCACCTCACCAACAGCTTCCGCAAGCTGGGCGTCCGGGGCCGCGGCGCCCTGCTGGCCGCGCTGAACTGA
- a CDS encoding response regulator transcription factor yields MHTQPTAPNTLNGLRPGVRVPVVVHAPDPISRAGAEAQLRRCTGVEVVPENTARPGAVALLLADAVDTTVTGVLRRLVRGGETKVVLVVDHMREGELLDAVECGVGAILWRREATADRLGRAVLAAARGEGDLPADLLGRLIEQMGRLQRSVQGLPGYAPPGISEREADVLRLVAEGFDTAEIAAKLSYSERTVKNVLHGLTTRLNLRNRAHAVAHALREGYI; encoded by the coding sequence CTGCACACTCAGCCGACCGCACCGAACACTCTGAACGGCCTACGGCCAGGGGTGCGGGTGCCCGTGGTGGTGCACGCACCCGACCCGATCTCGCGGGCCGGGGCCGAGGCCCAGCTGCGCCGCTGCACCGGTGTCGAGGTGGTGCCGGAGAACACGGCCCGACCGGGCGCGGTGGCGCTGCTGCTCGCCGACGCCGTGGACACCACCGTGACCGGGGTGCTGCGCCGCCTGGTGCGCGGCGGTGAGACCAAGGTCGTCCTCGTGGTCGACCACATGCGCGAGGGCGAGCTGCTGGACGCCGTGGAGTGCGGGGTCGGCGCGATCCTGTGGCGCCGCGAGGCGACCGCCGACCGGCTGGGCCGCGCGGTGCTGGCCGCCGCACGCGGCGAGGGCGACCTGCCGGCCGACCTGCTGGGGCGCCTGATCGAGCAGATGGGGCGGCTGCAGCGCAGCGTCCAGGGTCTGCCGGGCTACGCCCCGCCGGGGATCTCCGAGCGCGAGGCGGACGTGCTCCGCCTGGTGGCCGAGGGCTTCGACACAGCCGAGATCGCCGCCAAGCTCTCCTACTCCGAACGGACCGTCAAGAACGTGCTGCACGGTCTGACCACCCGGCTCAACCTGCGCAACCGCGCCCACGCCGTGGCCCACGCCCTGCGTGAGGGCTACATCTAG
- a CDS encoding bifunctional UDP-sugar hydrolase/5'-nucleotidase, protein MSLNRRDFVTRSAATAAGAAIVGGLPVAAATNASAAEPAVDAAARGPKPPWKAKFTVMGTTDLHGHGLNWDYFTDAVYTDKAHNAVGLSKISTLVNQIREQVGHKNTLLIDAGDIIQGTQLSYYFARVEPITAKHNPPKHPMAVAMNAIGYTAAALGNHEFNYGIPTVKAFEKQLNFPLLGANALHAKDEKPAFKPYVIKDMHLGGGGRPLKVGILGLTNPGIAIWDKANVSGQMVFPGIVEMAAKYVPIMKSAGADVVIVSAHSGIDEPTSYGDQLPWPEDASGEMAADVPGIDAVLVGHTHKEVAQRIIVNKATGKNVVLSEPLCWGQRLTCFDFEVEHDKATGWKVTGVTSRVLNSNTVDEDPKIVKLLADQHAKVVTYVNQVIGTCKVDLSIAEAPFKDVPIIDLIGRVQADAVKAALASTQYAKLPVLAQAAPFNRTADIPAGSVKLRDAAGLYIYENTLEARLMTGAQIKDYLEYSAKYYAQVAPGAPIDKTTLTNQQNTPDYNYDSVYGVSYDIDISQPVGSRIVNFKYAGQPVDPAAQFVLAVNNYRANGGGNFPHVAQATKVWSNSDEIRNTMIAWVKAKGVIDPADFASVDWRLVRAGVPVF, encoded by the coding sequence ATGTCCTTGAACCGCCGTGACTTCGTCACCCGCTCGGCCGCCACCGCGGCCGGCGCCGCCATCGTCGGCGGCCTTCCGGTGGCCGCCGCCACCAACGCCTCGGCCGCCGAGCCGGCGGTCGACGCCGCGGCCCGCGGGCCGAAGCCGCCGTGGAAGGCGAAGTTCACCGTGATGGGCACCACCGACCTGCACGGTCACGGCCTGAACTGGGACTACTTCACCGACGCGGTCTACACCGACAAGGCGCACAACGCGGTCGGCCTCTCCAAGATCTCGACCCTGGTCAACCAGATCCGCGAGCAGGTGGGCCACAAGAACACCCTGCTGATCGACGCGGGTGACATCATCCAGGGCACCCAGCTCTCCTACTACTTCGCCCGGGTCGAGCCGATCACGGCCAAGCACAACCCGCCGAAGCACCCGATGGCCGTGGCGATGAACGCCATCGGCTACACCGCGGCGGCGCTGGGCAACCACGAGTTCAACTACGGCATCCCGACCGTCAAGGCCTTCGAGAAGCAGCTGAACTTCCCGCTGCTGGGCGCCAACGCGCTGCACGCCAAGGACGAGAAGCCGGCCTTCAAGCCGTACGTGATCAAGGACATGCACCTGGGCGGCGGCGGTCGCCCGCTGAAGGTCGGCATCCTGGGCCTGACCAACCCCGGCATCGCGATCTGGGACAAGGCCAACGTCTCCGGCCAGATGGTCTTCCCCGGCATCGTCGAGATGGCCGCGAAGTACGTGCCGATCATGAAGAGCGCCGGCGCCGACGTCGTCATCGTCTCCGCCCACTCCGGCATCGACGAGCCGACCAGCTACGGCGACCAGCTGCCCTGGCCCGAGGACGCCTCCGGCGAGATGGCCGCGGACGTGCCCGGCATCGACGCGGTGCTCGTCGGCCACACCCACAAGGAGGTGGCGCAGCGCATCATCGTCAACAAGGCCACCGGCAAGAACGTGGTGCTCTCCGAGCCGCTCTGCTGGGGCCAGCGCCTGACCTGCTTCGACTTCGAGGTCGAGCACGACAAGGCCACCGGCTGGAAGGTCACCGGCGTCACCTCCCGGGTGCTCAACTCGAACACCGTGGACGAGGACCCGAAGATCGTCAAGCTGCTCGCCGACCAGCACGCGAAGGTCGTCACCTACGTCAACCAGGTCATCGGCACCTGCAAGGTCGACCTCTCGATCGCCGAGGCGCCCTTCAAGGACGTGCCGATCATCGACCTGATCGGCCGCGTCCAGGCCGACGCCGTCAAGGCCGCGCTCGCCTCCACCCAGTACGCCAAGCTGCCGGTGCTGGCCCAGGCCGCGCCGTTCAACCGCACCGCCGACATCCCGGCCGGCTCGGTCAAGCTGCGTGACGCCGCCGGTCTCTACATCTACGAGAACACCCTGGAGGCCCGTCTGATGACGGGTGCCCAGATCAAGGACTACCTGGAGTACTCGGCCAAGTACTACGCCCAGGTCGCCCCCGGTGCCCCGATCGACAAGACCACCCTGACCAACCAGCAGAACACCCCGGACTACAACTACGACTCCGTCTACGGCGTCTCGTACGACATCGACATCTCGCAGCCGGTCGGCTCGCGGATCGTCAACTTCAAGTACGCGGGCCAGCCGGTCGACCCGGCCGCCCAGTTCGTGCTGGCCGTCAACAACTACCGTGCCAACGGCGGCGGCAACTTCCCGCACGTCGCCCAGGCCACCAAGGTCTGGTCCAACTCGGACGAGATCCGCAACACCATGATCGCCTGGGTCAAGGCCAAGGGCGTCATCGACCCGGCCGACTTCGCCTCGGTCGACTGGCGCCTCGTCCGCGCGGGCGTCCCGGTCTTCTAG
- a CDS encoding cupin domain-containing protein: MSDQPLLLDTALASFDALWSPRVVTRVNDYDVRIAKVRGEHLWHAHDDTDEFFLVLDGELHIALREPAGERTVRLPKGAVFTVPRGTEHKPSSPDGAALLLFEPTGTSTVGDRHDPVPGHVDATTGHRLEC, from the coding sequence ATGAGCGACCAACCCCTTCTCCTCGATACCGCCCTGGCCTCCTTCGACGCCCTGTGGAGCCCGCGTGTCGTCACCCGGGTCAACGACTACGACGTCCGGATCGCCAAGGTCCGGGGCGAGCACCTGTGGCACGCACACGACGACACCGACGAGTTCTTCCTCGTCCTGGACGGGGAGCTGCACATCGCCCTGCGCGAACCGGCCGGGGAGCGCACCGTACGGCTGCCGAAGGGCGCCGTCTTCACCGTCCCGCGCGGCACCGAGCACAAGCCCTCCTCCCCCGACGGCGCCGCGCTGCTGCTGTTCGAACCCACCGGCACCTCGACCGTCGGCGACCGCCACGACCCCGTCCCCGGCCATGTCGACGCCACGACCGGGCACCGACTGGAATGCTGA
- a CDS encoding GNAT family N-acetyltransferase yields the protein MVFETERLIVRQWAAGDLDRLFDIYSRWEVARRLGAVPQVLESREEAAGRLERIRQRSADPRYGMWAVEIKETGVVAGSVLLVPFPDQPGPEEEVEVGWHLHPDSWGHGYATEAARGALAKGFGEGLTVIHAVTYPDNGPSQAVCARLGMQPLGLTDRWYGRPLTAYRLERPTA from the coding sequence ATGGTGTTCGAGACCGAGCGGCTGATCGTGCGGCAGTGGGCGGCGGGAGACCTCGACCGGCTCTTCGACATCTACTCCCGCTGGGAGGTGGCCCGCCGGCTCGGGGCGGTGCCGCAGGTGCTGGAGAGCCGGGAGGAGGCGGCGGGCCGGCTGGAGCGGATCCGGCAGCGGTCGGCCGACCCGCGGTACGGGATGTGGGCCGTGGAGATCAAGGAGACCGGGGTGGTGGCGGGTTCGGTGCTGCTGGTGCCCTTCCCCGACCAACCCGGCCCCGAGGAGGAGGTCGAGGTCGGCTGGCACCTGCACCCGGACTCCTGGGGCCACGGCTACGCCACCGAGGCGGCCCGGGGCGCGCTGGCCAAGGGCTTCGGGGAGGGCCTGACGGTCATCCACGCCGTCACCTACCCGGACAACGGCCCCTCCCAGGCCGTCTGCGCCCGCCTCGGCATGCAGCCCCTCGGGCTGACCGACCGCTGGTACGGCAGGCCCCTCACCGCGTACCGGCTGGAGCGCCCGACGGCCTGA